One stretch of Vulpes lagopus strain Blue_001 chromosome X, ASM1834538v1, whole genome shotgun sequence DNA includes these proteins:
- the CETN2 gene encoding centrin-2, with protein MGSGAARTGRWERRRVSVYVGCRNNGPRSPSAMASNFKKASMASSAQRKRMSPKPELTEEQKQEIREAFDLFDADGTGTIDVKELKVAMRALGFEPKKEEIKKMISEIDKEGTGKMNFSDFLTVMTQKMSEKDTKEEILKAFKLFDDDETGKISFKNLKRVAKELGENLTDEELQEMIDEADRDGDGEVNEQEFLRIMKKTSLY; from the exons ATGGGGAGCGGAGCCGCGCGCACGGGGCGGTGGGAACGGCGCCGAGTCAGTGTGTACGTCGGTTGCCGTAACAACGGACCGCGGAGTCCATCGGCAATG GCCTCTAACTTTAAGAAGGCAAGCATGGCATCATCTGCCCAACGAAAAAGGATGAGTCCTAAGCCAGAGCTGACTGAAGAGCAGAAACAGGAAATCCGGGAAGCTTTTGATCTCTTTGATGCTGATGGAACTGGGACCATAGACGTAAAGGAACTTAAG GTGGCAATGAGGGCACTGGGCTTTGAACCCAAAAAAGAAGAGATCAAAAAAATGATAAGTGAAATCGATAAGGAAGGGACAGGAAAAATGAACTTTAGTGACTTCTTGACTGTGATGACTCAGAAAATG TCTGAGAAAGATACCAAAGAAGAAATTCTGAAAGCTTTCAAGCTCTTCGATGATGATGAAACTGGGAAGATATCATTCAAAAATCTAAAACGTGTGGCCAAGGAGTTGGGTGAGAACCTCACTGACGAGGAGCTGCAG GAAATGATCGACGAAGCTGATCGTGATGGAGATGGAGAAGTCAATGAGCAGGAGTTCCTACGCATCATGAAAAAGACCAGCCTTTACTGA